One segment of Phaeacidiphilus oryzae TH49 DNA contains the following:
- the pheT gene encoding phenylalanine--tRNA ligase subunit beta has protein sequence MRVPLSWLREYVDLPSGETGRDVAAKLVRAGLEVETVEQLGADLKGPLVVGQVLAIEELEGFKKPIRYCQVDVGQANGSGEPQNIVCGARNFKVGDKVVVVLPGAVLPGPFPIAARKTYGKVSEGMICSARELGMGDDHDGIIVLPRGAGEVGQDAIELLELVDEVLDIAITPDRGYCLSMRGVARETATAYGLPLRDPALIDVPAPNGFGPVVQVQDSLACDRYVARMVTGLEPSATSPIWLQRRIQKAGMRPVSLAVDVTNYVMLELGQPLHAFDRARIDGQITVRRAQPGEKLRTLDDVERTLDPEDLLICDESGPIGLAGVMGGAGTEIADPVIDPESGLGQGTTEVIIEAAHFHPVPIARTARRHKLPSEAAKRFERAVDPEAAPAAAQRAVDLLALLAGGTAEAGVTDVHSPRQPWAITIPADHPDKVAGMEYGRESVVRRLQEVGCSVTGTDYLTVTPPTWRPDLTDPNDLAEEVIRLEGYDRLPSTLPTPPAGTGLTESQRRVRRVGRGLAGAGYVEAQNYPFLGESALDDFGLEPDDPRRDLILLANPLSDEEPGLRTTLLPGLLTALRRNVGRGSSDLGLFEIGLVFRKDGANAEAFLKSPRLPVDRRPSDEEVAQLNAALPRQPRRVATVLAGARERDGWWGKGRQASWADVIESARVVAEAAGVELTVRQDQHLPWHPGRCAALYAGERLVGHAGELHPRVVKAMHLPERTCAMELDLDELVADGTRHVEGRHVSTFPVATQDVALIVEDAVPAAEVEAALRAGAGPLLEAIRLFDVYQGEQLGAGRKSLAYSLRFRAPDRTLTVEETTAARDAAVSAARERVGAEMRA, from the coding sequence ATGCGCGTCCCGCTTTCGTGGCTGCGGGAGTACGTCGACCTGCCGTCCGGCGAGACGGGGCGCGACGTCGCCGCGAAGCTCGTCCGGGCCGGCCTCGAGGTCGAGACCGTCGAGCAGCTCGGCGCCGACCTCAAGGGCCCCCTCGTCGTCGGCCAGGTGCTGGCCATCGAGGAGCTGGAGGGCTTCAAGAAGCCGATCCGCTACTGCCAGGTGGACGTCGGCCAGGCCAACGGCAGTGGTGAGCCGCAGAACATCGTCTGCGGTGCCCGGAACTTCAAGGTCGGCGACAAGGTCGTCGTGGTGCTGCCCGGCGCCGTCCTCCCCGGCCCGTTCCCGATCGCCGCCCGGAAGACCTACGGCAAGGTCTCCGAGGGCATGATCTGCTCCGCCCGCGAGCTGGGCATGGGCGACGACCACGACGGCATCATCGTGCTGCCGCGCGGCGCCGGCGAGGTCGGCCAGGACGCGATCGAGCTCCTGGAGCTGGTCGACGAGGTGCTGGACATCGCCATCACCCCGGACCGCGGCTACTGCCTCTCGATGCGCGGGGTCGCCCGGGAGACCGCGACCGCGTACGGGCTGCCGCTGCGCGACCCGGCGCTGATCGACGTCCCGGCGCCGAACGGCTTCGGCCCGGTCGTCCAGGTCCAGGACAGCCTGGCCTGCGACCGGTACGTGGCCCGGATGGTGACCGGCCTCGAGCCGTCCGCGACCTCGCCGATCTGGCTGCAGCGCCGGATCCAGAAGGCCGGGATGCGCCCGGTCTCGCTGGCCGTCGACGTCACCAACTACGTGATGCTGGAGCTCGGCCAGCCGCTGCACGCCTTCGACCGGGCCCGGATCGACGGGCAGATCACCGTCCGCCGCGCCCAGCCCGGCGAGAAGCTGCGCACCCTGGACGACGTGGAGCGCACCCTCGACCCCGAGGACCTGCTGATCTGCGACGAGTCGGGGCCGATCGGCCTGGCCGGAGTAATGGGCGGGGCCGGTACCGAGATCGCCGACCCGGTGATCGACCCGGAGTCCGGCCTCGGCCAGGGCACCACCGAGGTGATCATCGAGGCCGCGCACTTCCACCCGGTGCCGATCGCCCGTACCGCCCGCCGGCACAAGCTGCCCTCCGAGGCCGCCAAGCGCTTCGAGCGCGCGGTGGACCCGGAGGCCGCCCCGGCCGCCGCCCAGCGCGCGGTCGACCTGCTGGCGCTGCTGGCCGGCGGCACCGCCGAGGCCGGCGTGACCGACGTCCACTCGCCGCGCCAGCCCTGGGCGATCACCATCCCCGCCGACCACCCGGACAAGGTGGCCGGGATGGAGTACGGGCGGGAGAGCGTGGTCCGCCGGCTCCAGGAGGTCGGCTGCTCGGTCACCGGCACCGACTACCTGACGGTGACCCCGCCGACCTGGCGTCCGGACCTCACCGACCCCAACGACCTCGCGGAGGAGGTCATCCGGCTTGAGGGCTACGACCGGCTGCCCTCCACCCTGCCGACCCCGCCGGCCGGGACCGGGCTCACCGAGTCCCAGCGCCGGGTCCGCCGGGTCGGCCGCGGGCTGGCCGGCGCCGGCTACGTCGAGGCGCAGAACTACCCGTTCCTCGGCGAGTCCGCGCTGGACGACTTCGGCCTGGAGCCGGACGACCCGCGCCGCGACCTGATCCTGCTGGCCAACCCGCTCTCCGACGAGGAGCCCGGGCTTCGCACCACCCTGCTGCCGGGGCTGCTCACCGCGCTGCGCCGGAACGTCGGACGGGGCAGCTCCGACCTCGGGCTCTTCGAGATCGGCCTGGTCTTCCGCAAGGACGGCGCGAACGCCGAGGCGTTCCTCAAGTCGCCGCGGCTGCCGGTCGACCGTCGGCCCAGCGACGAGGAGGTCGCCCAGCTGAACGCGGCCCTGCCGCGGCAGCCGCGGCGGGTGGCCACCGTCCTGGCGGGCGCCCGCGAGCGGGACGGCTGGTGGGGCAAGGGCCGCCAGGCGAGCTGGGCCGACGTGATCGAGTCGGCGCGGGTCGTCGCCGAGGCGGCCGGCGTCGAGCTGACCGTCCGGCAGGACCAGCACCTGCCCTGGCACCCGGGCCGCTGCGCCGCGCTGTACGCGGGGGAGCGGCTGGTCGGCCACGCCGGCGAGCTCCACCCGCGGGTGGTCAAGGCGATGCACCTGCCCGAGCGCACCTGCGCGATGGAGCTGGACCTGGACGAGCTGGTGGCCGACGGCACCCGGCACGTCGAGGGCCGGCACGTCTCCACCTTCCCGGTGGCCACCCAGGACGTGGCGCTGATCGTCGAGGACGCCGTCCCGGCGGCCGAGGTCGAGGCGGCGCTGCGGGCCGGGGCCGGTCCCCTGCTGGAGGCCATCCGGCTGTTCGACGTCTACCAGGGCGAGCAGCTCGGCGCCGGACGGAAGTCGCTGGCGTACTCGCTGCGGTTCCGCGCCCCGGACCGGACGCTGACGGTCGAGGAGACCACCGCCGCGCGGGACGCGGCCGTCTCGGCGGCCCGTGAGCGGGTCGGTGCCGAGATGCGGGCCTAG
- the pheS gene encoding phenylalanine--tRNA ligase subunit alpha → MSAPNKSYDPVEVEALKPAEVERMRDEALAAIAAASTLDELQQVKVAHAGDRSPLALANREIGALPPHAKADAGKRVGQARGAVNKALAARREALEAERDARVLVDEAVDVTLPTDRYPRGARHPLTSLADRIADVFTAMGYSVAEGPEVEAEWLNFDALNMGPDHPARTMQDTFFLKDTDSVVLRTHTSPVQIRSMLATSEPPVYVVCPGRVFRTDELDATHSPVFNQVELLAVDEGLTMADLKGTLDHMVRALFGEGLATRLRPSYFPFTEPSAEMDMVCFACRGESVGNPDRPCRTCSSEGWIELGGCGMVNPRVLRAAGVDPERYSGFAFGFGIDRMLMFRHNVEDMRDIFEGDVRFTLPFGMEI, encoded by the coding sequence ATGTCCGCACCCAACAAGTCCTACGACCCTGTGGAGGTCGAGGCGTTGAAGCCGGCCGAGGTCGAGCGCATGCGCGACGAGGCGCTGGCCGCCATCGCCGCCGCCTCCACCCTCGACGAGCTGCAGCAGGTGAAGGTCGCGCACGCCGGCGACCGCTCCCCCCTCGCCCTGGCCAACCGCGAGATCGGCGCCCTGCCGCCGCACGCCAAGGCGGACGCGGGCAAGCGCGTCGGCCAGGCCCGCGGCGCCGTCAACAAGGCGCTGGCCGCCCGCCGCGAGGCGCTCGAGGCGGAGCGCGACGCCCGCGTCCTCGTCGACGAGGCCGTGGACGTGACGCTGCCGACCGACCGCTACCCGCGCGGAGCCCGGCACCCGCTCACCTCGCTGGCCGACCGGATCGCCGACGTCTTCACCGCCATGGGGTACAGCGTCGCCGAGGGGCCCGAGGTCGAGGCCGAGTGGCTGAACTTCGACGCCCTCAACATGGGCCCGGACCACCCCGCCCGGACCATGCAGGACACCTTCTTCCTGAAGGACACCGACTCGGTGGTGCTGCGCACCCACACCTCGCCGGTGCAGATCCGCTCGATGCTGGCGACGAGCGAGCCGCCGGTCTACGTGGTCTGCCCGGGTCGGGTCTTCCGGACCGACGAGCTGGACGCCACCCACTCCCCGGTCTTCAACCAGGTCGAGCTGTTGGCCGTGGACGAGGGCCTGACCATGGCCGACCTCAAGGGCACCCTGGACCACATGGTCCGCGCCCTGTTCGGGGAGGGCCTGGCGACCCGGCTGCGGCCCTCGTACTTCCCGTTCACCGAGCCGTCCGCCGAGATGGACATGGTCTGCTTCGCCTGCCGCGGCGAGTCCGTGGGCAACCCGGACCGGCCCTGCCGCACCTGCTCCTCCGAGGGCTGGATCGAGCTCGGCGGCTGCGGGATGGTCAACCCGCGGGTGCTCCGCGCGGCCGGGGTGGACCCGGAGAGGTACAGCGGCTTCGCGTTCGGCTTCGGCATCGACCGGATGCTGATGTTCCGGCACAACGTCGAGGACATGCGAGACATTTTCGAGGGTGACGTGCGCTTCACCCTCCCGTTCGGGATGGAGATCTGA